In a single window of the Streptococcus ilei genome:
- the rplJ gene encoding 50S ribosomal protein L10, with amino-acid sequence MSEAIIAKKAELVDVVAEKMKAAASIVVVDARGLTVDQDTVLRRELRGSEVEYKVIKNSILRRAAEKAGLEELASVFVGPSAVAFSNEDVIAPAKILNDFSKTADALEIKGGAIEGAVASKEEILALATLPNREGLLSMLLSVLQAPVRNVALAVKAVADNKEDAA; translated from the coding sequence ATGAGTGAAGCAATTATTGCTAAAAAAGCGGAACTAGTTGACGTAGTAGCTGAGAAAATGAAAGCTGCTGCATCAATCGTCGTTGTAGACGCTCGTGGTTTGACAGTTGACCAAGATACAGTTCTTCGTCGTGAGCTTCGTGGAAGCGAAGTTGAGTACAAAGTTATTAAAAACTCAATCTTACGTCGTGCAGCTGAAAAAGCTGGTCTTGAAGAATTGGCATCAGTATTTGTTGGACCATCTGCTGTAGCATTTTCTAATGAAGATGTTATCGCACCAGCGAAAATCTTGAACGACTTTTCTAAAACTGCTGACGCACTTGAAATCAAGGGTGGTGCAATCGAAGGCGCTGTCGCATCAAAAGAAGAGATCCTTGCTCTTGCAACTCTTCCAAACCGCGAAGGACTTCTTTCTATGCTCCTTTCTGTACTTCAAGCGCCAGTGCGCAACGTTGCTCTTGCAGTCAAAGCGGTTGCAGACAACAAAGAAGACGCGGCTTA
- a CDS encoding formate/nitrite transporter family protein: MGESNFVLKVEAACQKKEELYTASKARYAVRSMFAGAFLTMSTAVGIVGADLLNTFLPGSGRFLFPFIFAWGLVYLLFLNSELTTSNMMYLTAGVYLKKINWKKALEILLYCTFFNLVGALFLAFLFGQTSAFANLNPKGFLGSVVEMKLQRSNQLVFFEGVIANIFVNIAILSYLFFKDETAKVLLALSAIYMFVFLTNEHIAANFASFSLATFNSISKDLPHLEFFNVLRHYAVTFVGNWVGGGVLMGLAYAWLNRTKTIYKD; the protein is encoded by the coding sequence ATGGGAGAATCAAATTTTGTTCTTAAGGTAGAAGCAGCATGTCAGAAGAAGGAAGAATTGTATACAGCTTCTAAAGCTCGTTATGCGGTTCGATCTATGTTTGCGGGTGCGTTTTTGACAATGAGTACTGCAGTAGGGATTGTGGGGGCAGACCTTCTCAACACCTTCTTGCCAGGTTCTGGTCGTTTCTTATTCCCGTTTATTTTTGCCTGGGGATTGGTTTATTTACTATTCTTAAATAGTGAGTTAACGACTTCCAATATGATGTACCTTACAGCTGGTGTTTATTTAAAGAAGATTAATTGGAAAAAAGCTTTAGAAATTTTACTCTATTGTACATTCTTTAACCTAGTCGGTGCTTTGTTCCTCGCTTTCCTCTTTGGACAGACTAGTGCATTTGCAAACCTAAATCCAAAAGGCTTCCTTGGCTCGGTTGTAGAGATGAAGCTCCAACGTTCGAATCAATTGGTCTTCTTCGAAGGAGTTATTGCCAACATCTTCGTTAACATAGCAATCTTGTCCTACCTTTTCTTTAAAGATGAAACAGCGAAAGTTTTGTTGGCTTTGTCAGCTATTTATATGTTTGTATTTCTTACAAATGAACACATTGCGGCAAACTTTGCTTCTTTCTCACTGGCTACCTTTAATTCTATTTCTAAAGATTTGCCTCATTTAGAGTTCTTCAATGTCCTTCGTCATTACGCTGTCACTTTTGTAGGTAACTGGGTAGGAGGAGGAGTACTCATGGGCTTGGCCTATGCATGGCTCAATCGTACAAAGACTATTTATAAAGATTAA